The DNA sequence AGTGTCCTTCAGATCAGCGGAGAGAGGAACGTTGAGAAGGAGGACAAGAACGACACCTGGCACCGTGTGGAGCGCAGCAGCGGCAAGTTCATGCGGAGGTTCAGGCTCCCCGAGAACGCCAAGATGGATGAGGTGAAGGCATCCATGGAGAATGGTGTTCTCACTGTCACTGTTCCCAAAGCAGAAGTTAAGAAACCAGATGTTAAGCCCATTCAGATCACTGGTTAGACGTGCGTGAGAATGAAGCAATTCTGCATCCAATAAGCTGTTGAGTCTTGTTTGTTTTCCTCTTGTAGTAATGCGTCTGTATCTGTGTGTGTAATCTCCGCTTAATTCTGTTATATTTTGCTTGAAAATGGTGTGATTTCTGCAAAAGAAGGACTATCTTGCAATTTAGTTTATATGGTTTGAAATTGAACAAGGTAAATAAAAATCACAGGCCTATTAGTATTACGTATTTTCCTCGCCATACAAAAAGGACCTAAATGAAGAATGGAGACTTGTAATTTACTCCACGAGTTTTGGCGAATAATTCTCCTAACCTTCCCCAACGCTTCCTAAAAGGAAACAAGTTATTTATTCTTGTGTTGATTAATCTTCAACAAGTTAATTACAAGAGAAAATCGCAAATTAAGAAATGTCGATTATCCCAACGACGAACCCCTTGGAGGAAAACTCGTCCCTTGCACTGCCACAACTGTCACGGGAGGACCCCTTGTTCGTCAGCAGAGACGTGGATTGGAAGGAGACGGCAGAAGCGCACGTGTTCAGGGCTGATATGACGGGTCTGAACAAAGAGGAGGTGAAGGTTGAAGTTGAAGAAGGCGGTGTGCTTCAGATAAGCGCCGAGAGGAGCGTACAAAGGGAAGAAAAGAACGGTGGTGCCACGCACCGCGTCGAGTGCGCCACTGGAAGATTCTCCAGGAGCTTCACTCTTCCTGCTAATGCTAGAATGGATAAGCTCAAAGCTTCCATCGACAATGGGGTTCTTACTGTCACTGTCCCCAAAGACGATCTCAACCTATTGCATGCTGTTTCCAATTGACTACACCAAACTCTCGCTCTTCGTTTTTGCTGGATTTGAATTTCATtccttgcttcttttttttttttttttgtggagttagaagaaagaaataaatgtgTTTGTGTTGGTTAACGTTATCATCACAAGTATTTTCATTCATTAATTGTATCAAAACATGATATCTTCGGATAGAATAATGgcattttcttaattaattgattCCACCATGACCATTGTAGTGAAAATTGTTGAAATTTGTTCATTATTATTGGACTAAGCATTGATCTCGCTAAGGGTCAAAAGTCAAACTTGGTTTTCTCGCTACTATTACGAAGTTGATTTACTAGCAATTTCTAATCTGTAGTAAGAAATTTTTCAAGAAGAACGAAGCTGACATTCAACGATGTAATCCTAGTGGAAAATTGATCTAATTAGTAGCCGGAATGTCAATAATACGATGACCTTGACTTCGAAACCTAACGATTTAAGATCAGAGCCACACCAACCGGcgataaataattagtgttatTGGATTCCTTAACGTATATAAGCTCACCAATTGcaaatctttttttcttatgtGTGCGTGTGAAATTAAGAAAGATGTTACACATTGAATCTTTGTTTTTCCGTTTTATGAAGatcatccaattctttttcatcAGGCTATCCGTTTCCAATGGAAATGAACTACGAATTATAATAGGTCTTATGAGTCATGAGGATGATTCAAGATTCATATTGCCAATATATAGCAAAATAATTCAACAGTAGGctctttctttatctttttttgttttttccccAAGAAAGCGATACATCTCTATCTACTTGTCTAGTGGAGTTGCTTACAAGGATGGATAAATTGATATCTCATCAAAGTGGGCACCATGTCAAAGGTGCCACTGCCACAATATCCAATCCAAAGGATGGATCTTTGGCCCGGTTTCCTGCATCAAAGGACGACTGTTGATTGATTCTTCTCTTCTACGCAACTTAAAGCCTCTGTTAGTCGCCTAACAAGGTCGAAAGAAACAAATCCTGCACAAAACCAGATCTCCCAGCTGCTTGTCTCATCCTTTTCTCCCGCTCTTCAGCGCTCAACGACGGATCAAAGCTGCAGACACATAGAGAGCAAGGAATGTTATGTAACcccatttttttttaatatgcattAAGCATGATGGTCCATGCACGTTCCACTTAGTGATGACTTGAGAGACTCAGAATTTTAAAGCACCTTGATTTCCATATATGTGAAGGTGCTGTATTCTTTGCAGAAGACTCTTCAGCACTTGTTACCACAGATTTAGAAATTTCTTCAGCTTCACCAGCAgggaaatttaaaataagagaGGACAAGAACGGATCAGTGGCTGCATTAGATACTGAGGAACTGTTTGATGACCGATATCCGCCACTGCCACCAAGAAGCACCTGTAAATGAGCCTCACGAAGATCACGACCCAAGAGTGACAATGTTTGACTGTTTGGGATGGCAACTCTTCTTAACCTGCGCCTTCTCTGTAAGTAATCAATAGTTAAGGGAATCAATGAAGCGTGTTCATTTAGACTGCCCATCATCTTAGCAAGCACtttgcaaataaataaataataatgataaatgTAGAAAGGATATCTTAAACAAGTGCCCATGTTGCAGTGTTATGTGACTCAACATGTCCCTTGCAACTTTAACTGAGCATATGGGACAAATCTGTATCATAGAAAAAACAAACAATGAACCTATTATAACCAGGTTTAAAGATTAATTCAATCTTTTGAGGCAGGGATATAAGGTAACAAGAGCACACAAGACAAATACAAACAATCAATCTTCAGCAGCTTTGATTTTTCCATTCAAAACTCGGCACAAACACAAATCACACATATTCTAGTTTCCACCACATGATCAGATGAGTTTAATTAATGATCTTTTCATCCTTAACATCTAGGGTTCAGGATTTGTAAGATTGTAACAAGCTACCTATCTGCATAAGAAGTTGCTGAGAACAATACATACAGCAATTATCAAGAAACGGAGAAGATAACACAATTCTCGTTGAAGCTAtatgctcaatatctaggaggaAATAAAAGGTTCAGCCTCAAGACCCCAAAACCTATACTATCCTTTAGCtctgtatgaattgttcttcaAGCAT is a window from the Arachis stenosperma cultivar V10309 chromosome 3, arast.V10309.gnm1.PFL2, whole genome shotgun sequence genome containing:
- the LOC130968995 gene encoding protein DEHYDRATION-INDUCED 19-like isoform X2, which gives rise to MDSEFWTSRLAAAKRQYALQHHHPHLDRLGMDDFDLEEEVRPDFPCPYCYEDFDIASLCSHLEDEHSCESRVTRRRRLRRVAIPNSQTLSLLGRDLREAHLQVLLGGSGGYRSSNSSSVSNAATDPFLSSLILNFPAGEAEEISKSVVTSAEESSAKNTAPSHIWKSSFDPSLSAEEREKRMRQAAGRSGFVQDLFLSTLLGD
- the LOC130968995 gene encoding protein DEHYDRATION-INDUCED 19-like isoform X1, whose product is MDSEFWTSRLAAAKRQYALQHHHPHLDRLGMDDFDLEEEVRPDFPCPYCYEDFDIASLCSHLEDEHSCESRVTICPICSVKVARDMLSHITLQHGHLFKLQRRRRLRRVAIPNSQTLSLLGRDLREAHLQVLLGGSGGYRSSNSSSVSNAATDPFLSSLILNFPAGEAEEISKSVVTSAEESSAKNTAPSHIWKSSFDPSLSAEEREKRMRQAAGRSGFVQDLFLSTLLGD
- the LOC130968998 gene encoding 18.1 kDa class I heat shock protein-like, which codes for MSIIPTTNPLEENSSLALPQLSREDPLFVSRDVDWKETAEAHVFRADMTGLNKEEVKVEVEEGGVLQISAERSVQREEKNGGATHRVECATGRFSRSFTLPANARMDKLKASIDNGVLTVTVPKDDLNLLHAVSN